Below is a window of Rhea pennata isolate bPtePen1 chromosome 2, bPtePen1.pri, whole genome shotgun sequence DNA.
ACTTTCTAGAATTAGAAATAATTGGTAATATGATCCTCTTTTATCAATGCATTATTCCAACTGCAATGTGGGATTTTCAGCTCTGTGTACAATAATAGGTGTGAACCACATCTCACTCCATCCTTTACTACTAGCAAGAGTTAATGCCATGGGAATACAGACACTGgtaaacaagaagaaaagtcCCTCTTTTCATAAACTGATGTTGAAAGAGGTCTCTTGCCCTCAGTAGCAGCAGGAACTCTCATGTATACTAACTACTGCTTGCTATCAGACCTGCTCCAAACCATTGGACTCAAACCCTAACCCTCTACATTCTTATAATATCACTGATTATAAAATTCTCTGATGTCTCCTGATTTGAATCACCTTACTGACATGGCGTAGGAAACAGTTAGCTATTCCAAGAAGAGCCTATCATCTCTGCTCCAATTAGTTAATACAGAAGGCATGCCAAGACAGAGATGCGTCTAACAAGTCAATTGCATATAACAGGTTGTACACTGCACTCCTCTGAAGATTTTTACATGTCCTCTGTGGAGTTCCAAGACACTTCTGAGGCATACAGTTCTTTACTCTCCTTTTAACCATGCAGTTTCTTACAGAATCCAATATGCATTTTCCTTATCAAAAGACTTAAAATCAGTTATGGCACGTAACCAACAACTAGTGGTAAAATGCTATTTACTTGCAGTTTACCTGGTCTGAGCTGACTATGATAGGCTCTCTTAGAACAATCCAGGTGATGCACTCTTCACAAGGTGGGGTAGTAAAAGAACCATGGTATGTCCAGTAGTCATGAGATTTAGGGAAAAGAATTGAAGGATCAAAGTTTGGAAAAGGAGCTTCTTTCcccttaaaacaaaacagaaaactcttcAATGGCTCTAGTCAAGATTAGTAAAGACGCAGGTACAGTACTTTTTAAGAAAGAGAGTGGCTCAAATACAAAGGTATACATACCTTTGTACATAGTACATGCTCATATACAAAGTATACAGTATACACGGTCTGAATCTAAGGATAGATCTGCACAACATTTAATGATAGGTGTAGAGATACTTGAGCTAGATCTAAATGACCCTTGCAGATGGACCCAGAGAAGCATGACACAACACATAGCTCCATGACACAATTTCTTGAACCTGAGCTACCTCATTTGGAACAGCTTCAAGTACCAGGAGGCTTCACTCATTTCTGGGCAGAAATAACTCTCTTCCCTCTGGCCTTTTTCCTATGGAAATTCTGCTCATCTAATAAATATGGGATCCCATATTTATTAACCCCATATAATTACCATAATTCACCATATAATTAACTAAGAGACATGTACTTCAGGTTTGCAACGATATTTGTGCTGACATTCTACGAAGAAGATAGTCTGTCAAATGTACTTTTATAGTGAGGCTCTTATCACCTAATGTTATCTAAGACAGATGTCTAGTCAGTGACATTTCTAAAGGCCTGTAATGTGGCCTGTGTTAAGGCAGAACGAACCACCATCTAGAGGtgcctttctttcttcattgaCCATTGAAGAATTAACACTGCATACCTCGCTTTTAGGTAAGTGAaattagaatcacagaattggtaaggttggaagggacccctggagatcatctagtccaaccctcaaacaagtggcctgTTTGGGGATCGAAaccgcaaccttggcattattagcaccacactttaaccaactgagctaaatctTGCTCTAGGTAAGATTAATCTAGTATCTATAGAACAATATAAGGCATATTAAATCAATGAATACTcttatataaatgaaaaaaaatgacttttgatAAGAAGTTACTCATTGTTCTATTCACAAGTACATTCTAGCAATGTTGCATAGTAGAACTGAAAAGTAGAAAATCATGCCTCTTCATGTTTTTGTCCTGAGAATTCCCAGCAACCATCCTATAATAAAAAGCCCAACTTTGTTACCTTTGttttaatagcatttatttcttcaagAATCCTCTTCATCTCTGGTTTGGGAGTTTTCCCTACCTGTAAGGAAGAAAGCGTGAGTTCAAAGAGTTCTGCCAGATCAGTTTCCTTCTTTGTCACACTTTTTGTACATGCAGCTAAACATGTATTAGCTATAAAATTATACTGCATCAAACCAAACTATCACCCCATCAGCTTAGCAAGCAACATTCTCAGAGCATCTCAAAGTGAACAATAAAGGGTTTATCTGCAAAAATGAATACCATGCTTAATACTTGAGTAACTGACTTTTCTCAACTTGTAAAAACCTTTTTTGAGTAACAGTTAAAGTGAACAGCCTAATTCACACTAATTTCAGTTGACCCTAAACAAGTCCCAAATATAAATTCTGATGATTGTCAATAGACTGGATTCACAAACTAAAATGTTACTTAAATAATATTGAAACATATATAGTTTCATAATGCTGACAGAACACCCTGTCCATACAAGGGAGCTTCTCATCTCTTAATGAGTAAGTTTAAAATTAGCATAAACTAGtcataataaaatacttcatgcTGGACAGCATACCTGCTAGATTACTCTTTAAAATTTCCTGCATAATTTGGCTGTTgttcttcagttctttcagtATTCAAAGGGGGAGACTGGCAACAAGCTTGGAATgccatttatatttttctttctcaaactACAAGCTAAGCATGCTGATAGAGAAACTCAGTAGGGACCACCTATCAAAGCAGCAAAACGCTTCCAATCACTTTATTGAAAGCTTTTTACTCCTGCGTCAGGCAGCAATTTTCAGCAAACTTATCAGTTCTAAGCGTATGAAAGCTAGATACCCTTATCTCACCCAGCTATTAATCAACATGCTACAGCTACTAGTTCCTAGCACTGCAATTTCTCATTCAAAATCTACCAATGTGCCATCACTAGACTGCGTGCCACAGGCTGTTCAGCTTGCTCTAACATACCAGTATTGTTGTACTTTAAACTCTAGGTACATTTGCAGAAATGCTTTATGAGGCTTGAACAATTGATTCAGCTATGTTTTCCATTTGCACTCTTGATTCCTCCTCCTACAACAGACGCTATGATCTAAATGAGGAAGTGACATCAGTGCAGAAACTCAGCATCATGGGTAATTTCACAATAAAGCTATTTCTGCTGACATTTAATTTTAGTCtaatacagataaataaatcTTCAGACTGAAGTCCAGAATTTGGAAAAAGTTTCATTCTAGTTTAAATTCAAACTTCATCGTCAGATGTTTGTAATTGCTGATCTCAACACAGCTTtgtctcaaaggaaaaaatcttcaTTCAGATCATCTTTCTGTCTATCTCTGTTGAATATGAATGAAGAGATAGCGAAAGCCAGGATTTCAGGCTAAGACAGCAAATCTCGAAGACTTTTTTAAAGGGTGAGTTACATGTATTGTTTGTGAGAcagttttgctttggaaaaggtTCATGAAAAGCCTAGCAGAGATATTTGTCTTTGAAATCAGTCCATGATTAGCACAAAAAACAGTTGATTGCTATTGGTCAGATAGCTACTACTGACATCCTGTCCCCAAAGCAGGGGAAAATACACCTGGATTTACAGTATCCACAGACCACGCAGTGACACTATAGCTGCAGGGACAAATGAGCATAGTATTTGAtaccatttaaaataacatgacTCATGCTCTGTAACTTGAAAAGCATACATTACTGAAAGTTCAAccagaaaaagctgtttaaatCACACGGGTGTATTATACCACAATATTCAGAGCATATTCCTGCAGTGTGGTACAATCCCTAGAAAATACACTGAGAAGGTAGTGCTTTCCTTTTACACTAAGAACAGAAAACTCAAAGAAGGAATGAGTGCTTCTGCTTACTTGCAAAAAAATGGCCAAAACAGCTATGCCATCAGTTCTTCTGACCGCATCAAGGTAATTACTGTATTTGGGATTCCAGTGTAACAAATGTAgctggaaacaaagaaaaataaaggtaaaatcTTCTAATATTGAGTAGCAAGCCATTACAGACTGAATTCATGTATGTAAGTGAGTTTGGGCAACAAAGAACGTGGGCTAGGCTGTCATAAAAATGAGGGAGCAGTTCATATAAGAGTTATGTTGGCTATCTATTATCATTTTGACTAGTACTTTAATAGACTATACACATCTCAGTATAGAAACtgtaaaaaagaacagaaatctcACCTTAGAAATGAACAGCATTTATAATAAGAGATTTTTAAGTAGGTAGGTGGAATACAAACATGTAGTTCAGAAGTCATCTACTGATACATCATAAATTTTACATTTGGCTTGCAAATTAAAGTAATTCCAATAAAGAATCCTCGTGGATGTATGCTTTGTTCATTGTTAATCTACAGTGCTCAGCTTTCCTTAACATACTGAAGTGTCAGAAGATCAAAGTAACACATTATTCCTCACTTCTATACCTATAATTTTACACTTTTGCAGTAGTATTATACTTTTAGAATAGTGTTTTACTAAATTTGCATTACTTCTCGGAAATTCAGTGTTGTTGTCCTGTCTTTCAAACTGCACAGGTTTGTATCTGGGGTTTGAAAATGTGTacacttttgttttctatagtagtttctgttgttattttatAAGAATTACTTCAGTCAGGTTCCCAATTATGAACATATAtggaagtaaaagaaaacaccacagaaaaatcagttaataaaaatatctaccTGAAAAGCACAAAAACGACATTTTTGTCCAAATGAATGATGACAGATGTTACTTTATATCATATTTTAAGGTAAAAAGTAGTGAGTCCTACCTCTCCTGCATATCTCACTCCATTCACAACATGCTCAGAGCCATGGTCATCAGAGGAACCCCAATGAAAGTGAAGCTGGCGCAGCCTGTAGACTCCTGGGAGTGGCCCACCTCTCAGCACTGCAATTGATAATCTACATCAGCATTAGACTCAGGTATCTTTCaggaataatatattttaaaaaaatatttatacagagTTACTGTACAGAGGATCTACATTCTGAGACTGAGTACCTCTTGAAAATCCGCATTGATTTCGGCAGCATTTCAAGCAACCATCTTCAATTAGCTGTATTCACTTACAGGCATCTGAAAATGATTTATATGCGTCTAGGCTTCCATTATTGTCACTGGAGATCACAGTTTTAATTCAGCTGCATAAATGTGAGCATCTAGAGGTATCTCTAAGACATCTGCACAGTGCTTGCAGATCTGCAGTAGAACTGTATCTTTCTAAAGCAGTATCTGGAGGTAAGGTGGAATACATTAGGTCATCAAGAATGGTATGAGATACGTATGTTTGGGTAACTGAATTAAGCCATGAATCAAAACAGTCAACTAATAATCATGCTTGTCTTAAAGTATATACTCAACAGATAATCACCTGAATTGTTCTCTGGACTCTATTAATTAAATCTCCATTGACTAGAATGGAAATTTGGACAGACATCACACTTACATTTAAAAGCCCACATACAGACACCTAAACTTAGGAGTCTTTATCGCCATCTGAATGCCATCTAATACCAACCCATATCCAAGCATATGAAAAACAGCCATGATGAAGATCAACTAATAAAATGCCAGATATGAAAAAGATTCCCACAAAATCTTACAACTTGTGTCTCTTACTGAAGACAACATGCTGTTTAAAAAACGATGAAAGTAATGATGCTACTTCTGCCATAATAGCTACTACCTGTGGAtatggaagaggagaaagataATGACAAATGAGCCAGAAAAGCAGTCATTGAGAATGCAAACTATTTTCCTTAAGGAATTCAGCCTGTGCAATTCCTGTGACAAACAACAGCCTGTATTCTAAATAATCTTAGCATTTTTACATTATACCCCAAATGATTTAAATATGGtttataaatcaaatttttcaaatataaaatcaaatagTTTAAATACTATGTTGTATacttgaaaggaaaaactgaagaactCCTTGACATTCACCAAATACTCATTAATAACCAATTCTCATTGACTTTATTTGGGCATAGAAGTTAATACACATCCCTATAAACCATTGAGCAGCTCTCAAGAACAAGTGTTTACATGTCAGACAAAAATATCCTTACATCAGAAAAGACAAGGCATGAAGTCCATGTTCATCTCAAGAAAGAAGTATTACAAATATTAAGAAtattctttattaaatattaaaagcaagCTGCTATGCTTAACAAGTTCCTTTTACTTGTTTGGACAGACATTCAGTACTGTAGCTAATGTAGACACAGTAACACTAGTAGCTGACAAGGCCATCAATTCTCCATTAAAATAGATCTGTAAGACCAAATAATCCAGTTTAAGGGAAAAATGTGTCATTATTTCCACTGATGGACCATCAGCAGTCATTTTCAAACTGACACCAGGTGAACCTCTATATAACCTCATGCCAACACATTCATGCTTCATTCATCTATAAATAGACAGCAGCTTGAAGCACGTTCTGAGCAGACAGAATGATACGAAGACTAAGATGCCTATAAACCAACATTTCCCAAGGGACAAAAAggagttttcttttatttatggATGTTTTGatataaaacatacaaatacatgCCAATTAATGacaacatgaaaagaaataatgatgGTAAATTAAATTTCCATATATGttagataaataaaatgcatagtTACAAGGATCATGATCTCCAATAGTTAAAACATACAAGTCTAACACTATGTCTGCACAGCTCTAAGTTAATAAGAGGAATCTTTATGTTGTTTAAATATGTTTGGTTCACTATAAACTGAGCAGCATGAGATAGTATTTGATTCATTAAAGAATGCTTTTTCCACTGTCGGTGTAATCACTGAGGCAAATGTTCCCACAGAAGGTAAGTGCTGCACAGGAGGATATAGCTAAGACCAGACAAAACTCTTGTCTCACTGTGTGTTTATATAGTAAAATTAAGATGTGATGCAGCTTGGGTGGGCATGGCCATTCCAATTTACCTTAGTTAGCAAGGTATCCTTAACTATAAAAATATGACCAGAAGGTTTTGAAATCAGTGTATAACCATTTACTTAGCAACTTAGGTAGGGCTCTGGACATAATCTGTGCTAATGTCTATTGTCATTCATCCTCACTAAACTAAAACTAGTAAAGTTACGtctacagaaatgttttccttgtttgctGTGAAGGCATACTGGGACAGTCAAGTGGAAAAAATGCCTGGATCAACAAACACTCTCAGGAGGTGAGTTGTGTTTATAAACATGAGAAGAACCAATTGTTCTTGCAAGATTTATGCACGTGCAGCCACATCTATAAAATGAACTGGTAATCCACAGTGAAATTGACTTAGTAACATATTACTGCATGACTGTTGGAAAATGTCACCTCTGTTTTATAAACGCCTGTTTTATAATAGCACAGTAAAGTACTTTTTTATAGCAGTGacacatttaaaaagttataaaaacGTCTCTGCTCAAAAGAGAATCTCAGTATTTAAACATTCCAGTCAATTGTGGAGataaaacatcttttctaaAAGCTTTCAGACTATACACagttcttactgattttttaaaagcaaacactgaCTAGGTATGCAGAAAAAATACTCACTTTGGCTTGTATTTGAATTTGGTGCTCTTGAAGGGACagacagggaaaaagaaatctgagagaATTCTGTCAATTTGCCATCAACCTTCATCCGCACTGCAAAACACCTATTTCAGTTTTGTGCCTCTTGATCAGAGTCTGTTCAATACACTCCCAAACTATCTTTGTTTGTGATCTAAGGTAGGATTGAAATCCCCACCTCCAGGGGCAGAAAGCTGATAAGCCATCTCATGTCTGTTGCCTCAGATGGCCCTGATTGTTCAATCATTTTAACCTCTAACAAAGGCATGGAAATTCAAAGTTAATAGTAACTCAACTCTTAAATCCCCTGTGCTCAAGCTCTGCTGTGCTCATATTAATGTTTAATACTTTTCACGCAGATATTGCAAATGATAGATGTGTTAAGCACAAATCGAAGAATTTAACTTTGCCATCTCTAGCAGTTTGCAGCATTTGAGCTATTGAATGGTATGCAGCATAGCTATTGGGGTACACAAGTATTGAGACTGAGCTGTCCTATTCTTGTACACCTACTGACTTGTTCAAATGTAAATTCAGTAAACAAAAAGCTAAGTAAGTGTACTTTAGAGAGGAGAATTGAACACTGGACATTAGCTTCTAGAGAAACTCACACTATAAATCCGTAGCTTATTGTACAAACTTTTAGCACAGTTTCCCAGCCAATGAATGGACAATGTTAACTCTTACAATAGCAATTCACATCAATACTTCCAAATTGCACTCTTTAAAGGTCTGTAAACTTCTTTCACACATGcatagctttattttaatagtCAAATCTTCATTCAGGAATCAGTCAAAACCAGGCTGCCTATGGACAGGCTTCCCCCAGTTCCAATTAAAGTTATTAAGTTTTGTCCTCTTTGTTtaagaagtaaataaaagtacttttaaCAACATTACCAACAAGTAAATTTTTATTCATCAGAAGTTGAAAATCAAAATCTCATTTGCAAAGATAAATAAGATTTTGCATAAAGTGGTACTCTAGTAGATGGTGTATACAAGCACTAGTCATGCCACAAAAGACTGATAAGCAACAAGCCCTAACTATTGATGTTATGATACAATgttctgtggggtttttttgtgcaTCACCCACTTCCAAAGGCACATAATCTTTTGACAAGAAATCAAAAGATATGGTAAGAAACACAAAGAGTCTGCAGAAGGATCAGGGTAATCCTACTGGAAAATGTGCCGGTGCTGAGGTACACCAAACTCTCAAACATCATCCATCAGAAAGCCAGCAAAAGAAGCAATAGTCTGTTTGGTTAATGAGTTTCCATTGAAATTTTCTATTATAtaacattatatatattatgCTCTAGTTGAAGCagataaattttataaaaagatttctaaaatgCAGTCACTCTTTagacagcaaaaaataaattagtaaagACTTGTATAccatttcagttttctcagcatttttattaCTCCTTTGGATTTAGATCAGTATCTATTTATGTTCCATTTCTCCTCTGTTAGGCAGTACTCCACTTTATCCAAACTTCTACTCTTAGACATTCCAGTTTTAGAATATTCTGAGATTATCTTCCATAAACAGGTGTGACAACCTCACTGATTGCTGGGATACTCTCCAGATAGCCATTAGTTAAGAAAGGATCATCTAGCTCCAATAGCAGAGGTCAAAGAATAAactattttctgtatctttttcaaTTGCTGTGGCTAAATATCTTTACATTGTTCTGACTGACCTCTTTGATCTAACCATCTATTCACAGGTATTATACAGAAAGCCAAatatgaattaatttaaaagaagttaCGAGCTACAGATCTCACCCAAAATCATGACACTGGTCCTTCCAGTAAGATGGTCTCAGGACACTTCTTTGGCACAAATCTTTTtggaattttaaaaggaaatagaCTCTGCCAGTTGAAATATGATTGTAGcccaaattcaaaacaaaaccagagttAATTACTGCTGGATCTGAAACGGTATCTGAGTTGGCATTCTGGCTGACAAACATGGAAGTGTGTATCTGACAAACAACAGGAAGGCTACCAAAGTACCCCAGAGTTCTGGGATGGGTTTTCTGGTGGCCATCCTGGCAAAGTAGCTCATAAAGCTAAGTGATTTGAACAAACTACAAAAGAAGTTGCAATCAAGTAGCCTCTCCTTCAAACAGAAGTCCAACAGGACTCTGACAGTGGCCTCAATTAGGATCACTCATTAATAGATTCAAGAATCTTGCCCAATATCACCCTGAGGGACGTTACTATAAAGCACAATCATCCAGGAGGTTTTAATTTCAGATGCCTATTCTTTCCCAGGTATTGAGACTCCAGCCTCCATTTGCAACAAAGGTTATGGTGCTTCAATTTCTCCTTTCACGTAAGTATGGGTACACAGGCCACTAAGTCCACATCAATACATTAACTTGCTGTGACAAGGAACAATTCAGCATTACCCATCACATGAGACTACACCATATCCACTGCAGTCTACCCATCTGAATGCAAGCTAATACATTCAATAATTCCCATTGGTCATATGTAATAATAGACAAGACACAGCTCCCAGAATAAATGTGTCAAAGCATTTAATGATATAGCAAGTTTCTAAAATCAACCAGAATTTATAAATAGCTGGAGATAAATTCTCAATCCCATCCACTACGATAGCTCCACAGCAATAACACCTTTTTCCAGCATAGTATGCGAATTACATTAGAGAGAGGCTACTGACAAAGGTGTCTGTCCAATGATTTGTACTTAAGAAACTACAAACTGAACATTCAAAGTATTCCTAGCAGAGAAGACacaatggaaataaaaactctgaaatgtccataataaattcattttatcacttttctttgcaatttaCTCAGAAATCTTGGAAAGTATATCATAAATCTGTTTCATCTACCACTTCTGAAAACTAGATAAGACAGCAGATACAGATATGACCACACTAACTGGAAACATTAGGGAAGTAGGAGAAAACCTCTAAGCTTTCTGACTAAATCAGGAATAATTCCAATTAGATAGAGAGACATATAGGCTTtgtctcaaaggaaaaaatcttcaTTCAGATACAACTGTTATTCCACATTTATATATTATGCAAAAGGTGGTTTctttacacagaaaataagtCACTGTACATATCTTAAGAAACTTAAAACATGTGATCAAGTCAGTAGGAGTTTGCACAGCGGAATTAGTCCTGCAATTACCATTATATTAGAAAAGGAACACCACCCACAGACTCTGCAGATAATGCTATAACAAAAGAGACTACAATAAACACTGCATGTTTCCTGCCTTCCAAGAATTCAGAATgcacctactttttttttttacagtgaatcaccttttctttttgagatcAGAATACACCTACTGAGCAGTTaatctgaaaattcagaatattcCAAAACTTCCTGCTCTTTGTGGCCCCAGTGTTGCATCCATGCATACAGCTATGCCTATATACTCCATACGGTGCACAGAGTAATTATTACAACAGTTAATTTGACATGGATGCATACGGGGTGCAATAGATATACTGATGCTGTTTCAACAAATAACAGAGACGCAGGTCTCCacaaaaaaagctataaaacaaaagcaagatgAGAGTACTGATCCATTAGGAGCTACAACAGGTAGCTGATGATGAGGCAACTACAGTTGTTTGCATGTGGTCAACAACAGTCATGGAAGTCTTCCAGTATCACAGCTACATGTCTTTAATGATGTATCTTGATGCTTAACattaagaataatatttttacacaATTAAAGCTAAAGATTCCTACCCTGCTAGAAAACTAATCAAacttgggactgtgcagtcatttgtgatttttgttattttatcaaTTAATGAAGCTCATGCATTTTGATGCTCAGTTTCATGAAACCAAAGAGTcattaaaaatccaaattaaatcCATGCACATAGATATTTAAGACTAATAACTCTTTAGTAAAATTGGTCCTAATAATTATAGTTGTCAATCCTAGTTATGCTGTAATAGTTATTGAAGCTTACAGTATAGTTAAGAAATAACACTGTACACTGTGGAAGACagactttttaatattttactaaaattgaaaacatttttttccttttgctaccATTTCATGTACTACAAATAATAACACAATTCTGTCAATCCTACAAATAACGAGTGAGATATCATCCTAGCATAACAGGTTAGAATATCAATGAACATGCTCACTACTTCTGTTTGTCTGTATTCAGCATATATCctaaaagctttgaaaaattatgatttaattttttcctttttatctcagtagcaaaatgatttcatacttctttcagtgattttttttctttgaaacataGCCCAAAATACCAACATGAAACCTTAGTGGTTACACCTACAGAAGCTAAATATGTCTAGCACATGTCAAACAGAacaatttcttcaaaatatataaTCTTGCTAACTCTTAAAAGTTATTACATATGCAGCACACTGCATGAGTgatgagaaaaagattttggagAATAAAGATGAAACACTGGAATTTCTCAATCCCATAATCCCCATTAAGATAAAAATCTCATGACAGCCACAAGTAGTTTTAACTGATTAAATACAGTGACTTTATGGTAACATCTGCTTCATTACTTCCTTCATCAAAAATTACATGGacacagttttcaaatattgtaACTTCAGACACATGCACAGTTAAAAATGTTGTGCAGGACATCTCAAATAGCGTTGGATGGAATTCATTCTTCCAAGACAAAGCCTGGAGTCCATGCTCCTGGAGTAACACAGCAGCAGTCGATTTTATGAGTACGGGAATTTACCCTACACTTTAATTCATCCTACACTAAGCTTTTTTGCAGCTCCCTCCACTCATTAGGATTTTACCTACGGACTGAAACAGTAGCCATAGGCCTTTCTCATCAGCTGGGCAGGCTACTGACAGAATCCTGTATGTCACATGCTGATGTTACACAGAGACCCTCTGACAGCAACGAACATAAAAGCACACTTTTTCTTCCAGGCAACTTTAGAAATACTAATATATACCaccttgaaataaaaacaaaactaaccTGATCTATCAAAAGAATCATCAAACATAACTCTGCAGGTTTTCCCATTATTGAGGATGGTCTTAGCTGCACCAGGATCATAACTAGCAAACCATGGTAGTAGGGAGCGATCATAATGCACTTCTTTATTATTGATTTCAATAGGCGACTGATGGTGTCCTTTGGCAATTGGGTAGTTTTTGTGCCACTGATCTGGTCCTagaaaaaattcagataaataGTATTAAAATCTTTGTCAGCTATGTATGAATTACACTTGTTACAAGTATataatgctttgttttgctaCAGAACATCAGTAAAATGTATTAACAAGTGCATTACTAAACCCTGGTCATTAGTCATGATCTGTCAAGAGTTTCACTGTGTAAACAACAGTTAG
It encodes the following:
- the LOC134136486 gene encoding carbonic anhydrase 3-like: MINPNYYPWGYDSDNGPDQWHKNYPIAKGHHQSPIEINNKEVHYDRSLLPWFASYDPGAAKTILNNGKTCRVMFDDSFDRSVLRGGPLPGVYRLRQLHFHWGSSDDHGSEHVVNGVRYAGELHLLHWNPKYSNYLDAVRRTDGIAVLAIFLQVGKTPKPEMKRILEEINAIKTKGKEAPFPNFDPSILFPKSHDYWTYHGSFTTPPCEECITWIVLREPIIVSSDQMAKLRSLSKNAENEPELPLVDNWRPTQPRHYRMVSASFL